From the genome of Lotus japonicus ecotype B-129 chromosome 6, LjGifu_v1.2, one region includes:
- the LOC130724869 gene encoding uncharacterized protein LOC130724869 — protein MWPETVDDNYCSKSRYVFVRRKVLGACSSTSSQSSLPAPLWKKFWRTDAQPRCKEVAWRVVSGLLPVRASLRRRGLDVDPLCPLCASDEETIFHLFVSCPVAQSFWFGSLLSLRLHRFGNMEEFLADFLPAADDDALAVWQAGVHALWEARNRVVFQGGEVPVLVVVVVQCCCMLAAAPVVDAAVVPRPSPTLPSSWVRPTHKIYKLNFDAAVASTGLVGFGLVVRDRHGEVLASAAQHLLHASSPIMGEAMTLRWSMHLAVQMDFRRVLFETECLQLFQRWKKPPDGRSYLASIIADCFMLSHFFDYVDLSFVRRGGNFVADFLAGNASNYSDMVWLEEVPVEVIDLVHADVMTSMPTFA, from the coding sequence ATGTGGCCTGAAACTGTGGATGACAATTATTGTTCCAAATCTAGATATGTTTTTGTTCGCAGGAAGGTTCTTGGTGCTTGCTCTTCAACATCTTCTCAGTCTTCGCTTCCTGCACCCTTGTGGAAGAAGTTTTGGCGTACCGATGCTCAACCCCGTTGCAAGGAGGTGGCGTGGCGTGTGGTCTCTGGTTTGCTGCCTGTCCGTGCTTCCCTTCGCCGGAGAGGCCTTGATGTTGACCCTTTGTGCCCGTTGTGCGCCAGTGATGAGGAGACGATATTTCATTTGTTTGTATCTTGTCCTGTTGCACAGAGCTTCTGGTTTGGTTCTCTTTTATCCCTTCGGTTGCACAGGTTTGGAAACATGGAGGAATTTTTGGCTGATTTTCTCCCTGCGGCAGATGATGATGCTCTCGCGGTTTGGCAGGCAGGTGTGCATGCTCTTTGGGAGGCGCGTAACCGTGTTGTTTTCCAGGGTGGTGAGGTGCCTGTCCTGGTTGTTGTTGTGGTACAATGCTGTTGTATGCTAGCTGCTGCTCCCGTCGTGGACGCAGCCGTGGTGCCCAGACCAAGCCCGACGTTACCATCTTCTTGGGTAAGGCCGACGCACAAAATCTACAAGCTAAATTTCGATGCAGCGGTGGCATCCACGGGGCTGGTGGGTTTTGGTTTGGTTGTGCGGGATAGGCATGGTGAGGTTCTTGCTTCTGCAGCACAACACCTCCTTCATGCTTCTTCGCCAATCATGGGGGAGGCAATGACTCTTAGGTGGTCCATGCATCTTGCTGTTCAGATGGATTTTCGGCGTGTGCTGTTTGAGACAGAGTGTTTACAGCTCTTCCAGCGTTGGAAGAAGCCGCCAGATGGTAGATCTTATTTAGCTAGTATTATTGCTGATTGTTTCATGTTATCTCATTTTTTTGATTATGTTGACTTGTCTTTTGTTCGCCGGGGGGGCAATTTTGTTGCTGATTTCCTAGCTGGTAATGCTTCCAATTACTCTGACATGGTTTGGTTGGAAGAGGTTCCAGTTGAGGTTATTGATTTGGTTCATGCTGATGTAATGACTTCTATGCCTACTTTTGCTTAA
- the LOC130725978 gene encoding HMG-Y-related protein A-like: MATEELNKPSSLPPYPEMIMKAIEAVGDTGANKSAISNYIESTYGDVPAGHTTLLTHHLNQMKDSGEIVFFKNNYMKPDPNAPPKRGRGRPPKPKDPNAPEVTTAALGPPRPRGRPPKDPNAPPKPPSEKVSSGRPRGRPKKIARSEAASTPGSTGRPRGRPPKVKPQMTEVSVEQ, encoded by the exons ATGGCAACTGAGGAGCTTAACAAACCTTCTTCTCTTCCTCCATATCCTGAG ATGATAATGAAAGCAATTGAAGCTGTTGGAGACACTGGTGCGAACAAATCAGCCATATCAAACTACATAGAGTCCACCTATGGTGATGTTCCAGCAGGGCACACAACCCTTCTGACCCACCACCTCAACCAGATGAAGGACAGTGGTGAGATTGTGTTCTTCAAGAACAACTACATGAAGCCTGACCCAAATGCCCCACCAAAGAGAGGGCGTGGAAGGCCACCTAAGCCTAAAGACCCAAATGCTCCTGAGGTTACTACTGCTGCTCTGGGGCCACCAAGGCCTAGGGGTCGCCCTCCAAAGGACCCTAATGCTCCACCAAAACCACCAAGTGAGAAAGTTTCAAGTGGGAGGCCTAGAGGGAGGCCAAAGAAGATTGCGAGGTCCGAGGCGGCTTCAACGCCAGGATCCACCGGGAGGCCAAGGGGTAGGCCTCCTAAGGTGAAGCCTCAGATGACTGAAGTGAGTGTTGAACAATAG
- the LOC130726598 gene encoding HMG-Y-related protein A-like, whose protein sequence is MANEDGQVIVKPSSLPSYREMILKAIDGRNEENGSNKTSIAKYIESTYGELLPPGHKVLLNVHLAKMRDSGELVFWKNNYTKRDINAPPRPRGRGRPPKPKEQGAVVESPRPRGRPAKDPNAPPSSPKVKASGGSGRPRGRPRKTAQPGEALPVPAGSGRPRGRPPKMQCTLTEISA, encoded by the exons ATGGCCAACGAAGATGGACAAGTTATTGTGAAACCCTCTTCACTTCCTTCATACCGTGAG ATGATTTTGAAGGCGATTGATGGTCGGAACGAAGAGAATGGGTCCAACAAAACTTCAATAGCCAAGTACATAGAATCTACATATGGTGAGTTGCTGCCTCCGGGTCACAAGGTCCTGCTCAACGTGCACCTTGCAAAGATGAGGGACAGTGGGGAGTTAGTGTTTTGGAAAAACAACTACACTAAGCGTGACATTAACGCGCCGCCGCGGCCCCGGGGCCGCGGCAGGCCCCCAAAGCCTAAGGAACAGGGTGCTGTTGTGGAGTCGCCGAGGCCTAGGGGCCGCCCTGCTAAGGACCCGAATGCCCCGCCAAGCTCTCCCAAGGTTAAGGCCTCAGGTGGGAGTGGCAGGCCTAGAGGCCGGCCTAGGAAGACGGCCCAGCCTGGTGAAGCACTTCCGGTCCCAGCTGGGAGTGGGAGGCCCAGAGGTAGACCTCCAAAGATGCAGTGCACATTGACTGAAATTAGTGCTTAA